From Bacteroidota bacterium, one genomic window encodes:
- a CDS encoding ATP-binding protein codes for MKRFELQNLINWKNSSTRKPLIIKGARQVGKTWLMKEFGNKHYAQTVYINFEKSNRLKPLFIDDFDIRRVIVALEIETGLTIKSNNTLLIFDEIQALPEAITALKYFYEEAPQYHILAAGSLLGVALHTHVSFPVGKVDFLYLFPLSFIEFLDALNESVLIKILQEQDWKLITTFKNKYIERLRQYYFVGGMPEAVLSFSNNNNYSEVRYIQKQILTAYEYDFSKHAPNEIVHRIRMLWNSIPAQLAKENRKFIYGIIKSGARAKDYELALSWLSDCGLIHKIYLANKPAIPIKAYEERSAFKLFLVDIGLLAAMGNIDKKTLLEGNTIFTEFKGAITEQYVLQQLISNDFTTYYWSAKHASSEIDFLIQFSGEIYPIEVKANENLQAKSLKVYNKKFGPSICIRTSLSNYRVQDWMINLPLYAVNELQRLLVSICP; via the coding sequence ATGAAAAGGTTTGAGTTACAAAATTTAATAAACTGGAAGAATTCTTCTACACGTAAGCCATTGATAATAAAGGGTGCAAGACAGGTTGGTAAAACATGGCTTATGAAAGAGTTTGGAAATAAACACTACGCACAAACTGTTTATATCAACTTTGAAAAAAGCAATAGACTAAAACCTCTATTTATTGATGATTTTGATATTCGGAGAGTAATAGTTGCATTAGAAATAGAAACTGGATTAACAATAAAATCAAATAATACCCTGTTAATTTTTGATGAAATTCAAGCTTTACCTGAGGCAATAACTGCACTAAAATATTTTTACGAAGAAGCTCCGCAATACCACATTCTTGCTGCCGGTTCATTGCTTGGCGTTGCCTTGCATACACATGTTTCCTTTCCTGTAGGTAAGGTTGATTTTTTGTACCTCTTTCCTCTTAGTTTTATTGAATTTCTTGATGCACTCAACGAATCTGTCCTGATTAAAATATTACAAGAACAAGATTGGAAACTTATTACAACTTTTAAAAATAAGTATATTGAACGATTACGGCAATACTATTTTGTTGGAGGTATGCCGGAAGCTGTTTTAAGTTTTAGTAATAATAATAATTATTCGGAAGTCAGATATATTCAAAAGCAAATTTTAACAGCTTATGAATACGACTTTTCAAAACATGCTCCAAATGAAATTGTACATCGAATACGTATGTTGTGGAATTCTATACCCGCTCAGTTGGCAAAAGAAAATCGTAAATTTATTTATGGTATAATAAAAAGCGGAGCAAGAGCAAAAGATTATGAATTAGCACTTTCGTGGCTATCCGACTGTGGTTTGATACACAAAATATATCTTGCAAATAAACCTGCAATTCCCATTAAAGCTTATGAAGAAAGGAGTGCTTTCAAACTGTTCTTGGTTGACATCGGGCTTCTTGCAGCTATGGGAAATATTGATAAAAAAACACTTCTTGAAGGTAATACCATTTTTACCGAATTTAAGGGTGCAATAACCGAACAATATGTATTACAACAACTTATTAGTAACGATTTTACAACTTACTATTGGTCAGCAAAACATGCTTCCTCTGAAATTGATTTTTTAATTCAATTTTCTGGCGAGATTTATCCTATTGAAGTAAAAGCCAATGAAAATTTGCAAGCAAAAAGTTTAAAAGTTTACAATAAAAAATTTGGTCCCTCTATTTGTATTCGTACTTCGCTATCAAATTACAGAGTGCAAGATTGGATGATAAATTTGCCTTTGTATGCTGTAAACGAATTGCAACGATTATTAGTTAGTATCTGCCCATAA
- a CDS encoding sugar transferase: MRETIIKEVGEEVFDYLSKFTKVVDGETLVVFTSSVFNIENQEFNKYKNIVNLRRINDIIRINKFFEAVNVKIPNNGVFIGHVETKNQRRERYFRKFPAVINHFFYFLDFIIKRIFPKFLLTKKIYFYITGGKNRVITKTETLGRLFSCGFEVINEKEINNHLYFVAKKVKEPVFDNNPTYGPLVRLKRVAKDGKIINVYKMRTMHPYAEYLQAYLFDTNNLKPGGKFKDDYRVSTIGKIMRKFWIDELPMLINLLKGNMKLVGVRPLSKHYFSLYSKELQDRRIKYKPGLVPPFYVDLPETLDEIMASEKKYLDAYEKNPFLTDVKYFFAAFYNIMIKRARSN, translated from the coding sequence ATGAGAGAAACAATAATTAAAGAAGTAGGTGAGGAGGTTTTTGATTATTTATCAAAATTCACTAAAGTTGTTGATGGTGAGACTCTTGTGGTTTTTACAAGTTCAGTTTTTAATATAGAGAATCAAGAATTTAATAAATATAAAAACATTGTTAATCTACGAAGGATTAATGATATTATCAGAATTAATAAATTTTTTGAAGCTGTAAATGTTAAAATTCCAAACAATGGAGTTTTTATTGGGCATGTAGAAACTAAAAATCAGAGGCGAGAAAGATATTTTAGAAAATTTCCGGCAGTAATAAATCACTTTTTCTATTTTCTTGATTTTATCATTAAAAGAATTTTCCCAAAATTTTTATTAACAAAAAAAATATATTTTTACATTACCGGTGGAAAAAATCGTGTAATAACTAAAACAGAAACTCTTGGTCGTTTGTTTTCCTGTGGGTTCGAGGTTATCAATGAAAAAGAAATAAACAATCATTTATATTTTGTTGCCAAAAAAGTAAAAGAACCGGTTTTCGACAATAACCCAACCTACGGACCATTAGTTCGATTGAAAAGGGTGGCAAAAGACGGAAAAATAATTAATGTGTATAAGATGAGGACAATGCACCCTTATGCTGAATATTTGCAGGCTTACCTTTTTGATACGAATAATTTAAAACCCGGTGGAAAGTTTAAGGATGATTATCGTGTTTCAACAATTGGTAAAATTATGCGAAAATTTTGGATTGACGAACTTCCAATGTTAATAAATCTACTTAAAGGAAATATGAAATTGGTTGGTGTTCGGCCGCTTAGTAAACATTATTTTAGTTTGTATAGTAAAGAACTACAAGATAGAAGAATAAAATATAAACCCGGATTAGTACCTCCATTTTATGTTGATTTGCCAGAAACTTTAGATGAAATTATGGCTTCGGAGAAAAAGTATTTAGATGCTTATGAGAAAAATCCTTTTTTGACAGATGTAAAATACTTTTTTGCAGCTTTTTATAATATCATGATTAAAAGAGCCCGTAGCAATTAA
- the lipB gene encoding lipoyl(octanoyl) transferase LipB → MKNRVSKTVFYKDLGRIDFKKAWDIQEELFNRNIEIKNKSKNKEVDSTKNHLLICEHSHVYTLGKSGKVQNLLINEEYLTKIGANFYKINRGGDITYHGLGQIVIYPIFDLENFGIGLKKYIILLEEVVILTLANYGIEAQRIDEATGVWVFHGNITKPRKICAIGVRSSRYITMHGLAFNVNTDLNYYNYINPCGFTDKGVTSMKEYLGEEVPIKEVQKVLIEKFVQVFGIDHLIV, encoded by the coding sequence ATAAAAAATAGAGTGTCAAAGACAGTATTTTATAAAGATCTTGGAAGAATTGATTTTAAAAAAGCATGGGATATTCAGGAAGAATTATTCAATAGAAATATTGAAATCAAAAATAAATCAAAGAATAAAGAAGTTGATTCCACAAAAAATCATTTATTGATTTGTGAGCATTCGCATGTTTACACTCTTGGTAAAAGTGGGAAAGTTCAAAATCTCCTTATTAATGAAGAATACCTTACTAAAATTGGTGCTAACTTTTATAAGATAAATAGAGGAGGAGATATTACCTATCATGGACTTGGACAAATTGTAATATATCCCATTTTCGATTTAGAGAATTTCGGCATAGGTTTAAAAAAATACATTATTCTTTTAGAAGAAGTGGTTATTCTTACTTTGGCAAACTATGGAATCGAAGCTCAGCGAATTGATGAAGCTACTGGTGTTTGGGTTTTTCACGGAAATATTACCAAGCCAAGAAAAATATGTGCAATAGGTGTTCGTTCAAGCAGATATATTACAATGCACGGATTGGCATTTAATGTGAATACTGATTTAAATTATTACAATTATATAAATCCATGTGGCTTCACAGACAAAGGAGTTACATCAATGAAGGAATATTTAGGCGAAGAAGTTCCTATAAAGGAGGTGCAAAAAGTTCTTATCGAAAAATTTGTTCAGGTTTTCGGTATAGATCATCTAATCGTATAA
- a CDS encoding ATP-binding protein, producing the protein MERKIEKNLLEWKDSPNSLPLIIHGARQVGKTYSILEFGKKYFKNVLYFNFESNSELTKIFDKDLKPERILNELSVFSGKSILEHESLIFFDEIQASEKTLTSLKYFAEQSSQFHIIAAGSLLGVAINHENYSFPVGKVEMQTLYPMDFEEFLWAIQEKNAVEIIRESYRNNSECSLHQHFIDLYKIYLCTGGLPQVVKEYMDKGDFDFVSIIQKNINDAYIADMTKYVSPTETIRIMAAYNSIPAQLAKINKKFQYKIIKSGARANQYELSLHWLNASGIVVKCLKTTAGKFPLSLHAENNSFKIYMNDSGLLLSKFGVSANAIMSGNEGFNNIKGILAENYVANSLVINGYVPHYWESKGKAELDFVIQTKNGEVIPIEVKSSENVRSKSLQQFVLQYKPLFSIRISLRNFGFENNIKSIPLYACFCI; encoded by the coding sequence ATGGAACGTAAAATTGAAAAGAATTTGTTAGAATGGAAAGATTCTCCAAATTCATTGCCATTAATTATTCATGGAGCAAGGCAAGTTGGCAAAACTTATTCGATATTGGAATTTGGCAAAAAGTACTTCAAAAATGTGCTGTATTTCAATTTTGAAAGCAACAGCGAACTAACAAAAATATTCGACAAAGACTTGAAACCTGAGCGCATTCTAAACGAACTGTCTGTTTTTAGCGGAAAGTCGATCTTAGAACATGAAAGTCTAATTTTCTTTGATGAGATACAAGCATCGGAAAAAACACTTACATCTTTAAAATATTTTGCAGAACAATCTTCTCAATTTCATATAATTGCCGCAGGAAGTCTTCTTGGCGTGGCGATTAATCACGAAAATTATTCATTTCCTGTCGGGAAAGTTGAGATGCAAACTTTGTATCCAATGGATTTTGAGGAGTTTCTGTGGGCAATACAGGAAAAAAATGCAGTAGAAATAATTAGAGAATCTTATCGCAACAATTCTGAATGCTCTCTTCATCAGCACTTTATTGATCTTTACAAAATATATCTCTGTACGGGTGGATTGCCACAAGTCGTGAAAGAGTATATGGATAAAGGAGATTTTGATTTTGTATCTATAATTCAAAAAAATATAAACGATGCGTATATTGCTGATATGACAAAGTATGTTTCTCCTACCGAAACAATCAGAATAATGGCTGCTTACAATAGCATTCCTGCACAATTGGCAAAAATTAACAAAAAGTTTCAATACAAAATAATTAAATCCGGAGCGAGAGCAAATCAATATGAGCTTTCATTGCACTGGTTGAATGCTTCCGGAATAGTTGTTAAATGCTTGAAAACTACCGCAGGGAAATTCCCGTTGAGTCTGCATGCCGAAAACAACTCGTTTAAAATATATATGAACGACAGTGGTCTTCTGTTGTCGAAATTTGGAGTTTCTGCAAATGCAATAATGTCAGGAAATGAAGGATTTAATAACATAAAAGGAATATTGGCAGAAAATTATGTTGCCAATTCATTAGTAATAAATGGATATGTGCCACATTATTGGGAATCTAAAGGAAAGGCAGAGCTCGACTTTGTTATCCAAACTAAAAATGGAGAAGTAATTCCTATTGAAGTAAAATCTTCTGAGAATGTACGTTCAAAAAGCTTGCAGCAATTTGTACTGCAGTATAAACCTCTCTTTTCGATAAGAATCTCATTAAGGAACTTTGGGTTTGAAAACAATATTAAATCGATTCCACTTTACGCATGTTTCTGTATTTGA